One Keratinibaculum paraultunense genomic window carries:
- the pstC gene encoding phosphate ABC transporter permease subunit PstC, with protein MKTKFLENFMRIIFFISATVSIISIILICIFIFAGGIPFLKEYGFKNFFLGVNWKPNDTPPSYGILPMILGSIYVTIGAIIIGVPIGVLTATYLAKFCNKKIYKFLKSSINLMAGIPSIIYGFFALVVIVPIIRNIFGGTGMSILTASILLGIMILPTIINISEAAIRAVPKSYYEGSIALGASHEQSVISVVLPAAKSGILSSIILGIGRAIGETMAVILVAGNQARIPSGITEGVRTLTANIVIEMAYAADEHRQALIATATILFAFILIINGLFLLVKRRRK; from the coding sequence ATGAAAACTAAATTTCTTGAAAATTTTATGCGAATAATCTTCTTTATATCAGCAACAGTTTCTATAATATCCATAATACTTATATGTATATTTATATTTGCTGGAGGCATCCCTTTCTTAAAAGAATATGGCTTTAAAAATTTCTTTTTAGGTGTTAACTGGAAACCTAACGATACTCCTCCTTCTTATGGTATTTTACCAATGATACTTGGTTCAATTTATGTTACTATTGGTGCAATAATAATAGGAGTACCTATTGGAGTTTTAACGGCAACTTATCTAGCAAAATTCTGTAATAAAAAAATATACAAATTTTTAAAATCCAGCATTAACCTAATGGCTGGAATTCCTTCTATTATTTATGGTTTTTTTGCATTAGTAGTTATAGTTCCTATTATTAGAAATATATTTGGAGGAACTGGTATGAGTATACTTACTGCTTCAATATTACTTGGTATTATGATACTGCCAACAATTATAAATATATCAGAAGCAGCTATTAGGGCAGTTCCAAAAAGTTATTATGAAGGAAGTATAGCTCTTGGTGCTTCCCACGAACAATCTGTTATATCGGTAGTATTACCTGCTGCAAAATCAGGAATATTATCTAGTATTATACTTGGTATTGGTCGTGCCATTGGAGAAACTATGGCAGTTATTTTAGTAGCTGGAAACCAAGCTCGTATACCTTCAGGTATAACAGAAGGGGTTCGTACCCTTACTGCTAATATAGTAATTGAAATGGCTTATGCTGCTGATGAACACAGACAAGCTTTGATTGCAACAGCTACCATATTGTTTGCCTTTATATTAATTATCAATGGTCTATTTTTACTTGTAAAAAGAAGGAGGAAGTAA
- the phoU gene encoding phosphate signaling complex protein PhoU, giving the protein MRNKFDKELDLLNNELIEMGNLIESSIKAAITALDEQNIELAKRVIENDKEIDDMERAIEQRCLKLLIRHQPVAKDLRFISAALKMITDMERIGDQAADISEISIRLAEETYLKELIHIPQMAEATIKMVKSSIDSFVNRDITLVKKVIAYDDTVDELFDIIKNELVELIIQDINYKEQSIDFLMIAKYLERIGDHAQNIAEWVYFAITGEHYTW; this is encoded by the coding sequence ATGAGAAATAAGTTTGATAAAGAATTGGATTTGCTTAATAACGAATTAATAGAGATGGGAAATTTAATCGAAAGCTCTATAAAAGCAGCTATTACAGCTTTAGATGAACAAAATATTGAATTGGCAAAACGAGTGATAGAAAACGATAAAGAAATAGATGACATGGAAAGAGCTATTGAACAAAGATGTTTAAAATTATTGATACGGCACCAACCTGTAGCAAAAGATTTAAGATTTATATCTGCTGCTTTAAAAATGATCACAGATATGGAAAGAATAGGAGATCAAGCTGCAGATATATCAGAAATATCTATTAGACTTGCAGAAGAAACATATTTAAAAGAGCTTATTCATATACCCCAAATGGCTGAAGCTACAATAAAAATGGTTAAAAGTAGTATAGATTCTTTTGTCAATAGAGACATAACACTTGTTAAAAAAGTAATTGCATATGATGACACAGTAGATGAATTATTTGATATAATTAAAAATGAGCTAGTAGAATTGATCATACAAGATATAAATTATAAAGAACAGTCAATTGATTTTTTGATGATAGCAAAATATTTAGAAAGGATAGGAGATCATGCTCAAAATATTGCAGAATGGGTATATTTTGCAATCACTGGAGAACATTATACATGGTAG
- a CDS encoding IS200/IS605 family accessory protein TnpB-related protein: MKVTVRGILINVNKEARFEINRLMTVFSSAQRYGFKRILEGKMRDGEIEKEISKKYGLNIRQSKDALKKAKQIINSQKILVKDSYDNFSNKVNQVENQLKKAKSQNRKNQLNKRLEKLKKKQQIYKEHIDNNTIPKVIFGGRKNFIKRCKNQISNEEWKELRDNNYYSRGDKTKKGNPNLRIIVKNNMTFLEISTLNKDKNNRAIKIQVPLYLPQKQSKKTGKINGRNYRQKVLDYLETGEAYKVELIKKEDKIYVHITIDESKIREYKEIYTKNNGIIGIDTNPDGFALTKVDKDGNYRWSTYLKQHELLYARTNRRDNLCGELAKEAIEIAKVERCAIAIEDLNFECDREVKKKFRRISGQFTYRNLLSKIETKAKREGIQIIKVKPQYTSKIGLYKYSHQYGLNVHESAALVIGRRAYGYNNEKVPKLLKDKLLTEEEKLTFNHKNNWKQWSIIDKNIKKKGGENPGFWQRNRKSILGIAI; the protein is encoded by the coding sequence ATGAAAGTAACAGTTAGAGGTATATTAATTAATGTAAATAAAGAAGCGAGATTTGAAATTAATAGACTAATGACTGTATTTTCATCAGCACAAAGATATGGCTTTAAAAGAATTTTAGAAGGAAAAATGAGAGATGGCGAAATAGAAAAAGAAATATCTAAAAAATATGGATTAAATATAAGGCAAAGTAAAGATGCATTAAAAAAAGCAAAACAAATTATAAATTCTCAAAAAATACTGGTTAAAGATAGTTATGATAATTTTTCAAACAAAGTAAATCAAGTAGAAAATCAGCTTAAAAAAGCTAAATCTCAAAATAGAAAAAATCAATTAAATAAAAGATTAGAAAAGTTAAAGAAAAAACAACAAATATACAAAGAACATATAGATAATAATACAATCCCAAAAGTAATATTTGGAGGAAGGAAAAACTTTATAAAAAGATGTAAAAACCAAATATCAAATGAAGAATGGAAAGAACTAAGGGATAACAACTATTATTCTAGAGGAGATAAAACCAAAAAAGGAAATCCAAATTTAAGAATAATAGTTAAAAACAATATGACTTTTTTAGAAATATCAACATTAAATAAAGATAAAAACAATCGGGCAATAAAAATACAAGTGCCATTATATCTACCACAAAAACAATCCAAAAAAACAGGAAAAATAAACGGTAGAAACTATAGACAAAAGGTACTAGACTATTTAGAAACAGGAGAAGCCTATAAAGTAGAACTTATTAAAAAAGAAGATAAAATTTATGTCCATATTACCATAGATGAAAGTAAAATAAGAGAATATAAAGAAATCTATACTAAAAATAATGGAATAATAGGCATAGACACAAACCCAGATGGATTTGCATTAACAAAGGTAGATAAAGACGGAAATTATAGATGGAGTACTTATTTAAAACAACATGAACTCTTATATGCAAGAACAAATAGAAGGGATAATCTATGTGGTGAATTAGCTAAAGAAGCAATAGAAATTGCAAAAGTAGAAAGATGTGCCATAGCCATAGAAGATTTAAACTTTGAATGTGATAGAGAAGTAAAGAAAAAGTTTAGAAGAATAAGTGGACAATTTACTTATAGAAATTTACTATCAAAGATTGAAACCAAGGCTAAAAGAGAAGGAATACAAATAATAAAAGTAAAACCACAATATACAAGTAAAATAGGACTATATAAATATTCCCATCAATATGGACTAAATGTCCATGAATCAGCAGCCTTAGTAATTGGTAGAAGAGCCTATGGCTATAACAATGAAAAAGTACCAAAACTTTTAAAAGATAAACTATTAACAGAAGAAGAAAAACTTACATTTAATCATAAAAACAATTGGAAACAATGGAGTATTATAGATAAAAATATTAAAAAGAAAGGTGGTGAAAATCCTGGTTTTTGGCAAAGGAACAGGAAAAGCATACTAGGTATAGCTATTTAA
- a CDS encoding DUF3343 domain-containing protein, producing the protein MKDRQFGVITFRSTNYAIKGESVFKNYDIKIRTIPTPREVTHSCGLALKFELEDTELVKKIIEENQLDIEGIFKIVKSETESFAEKLD; encoded by the coding sequence ATGAAAGATAGACAGTTTGGTGTTATTACTTTTAGATCAACAAATTATGCAATAAAAGGCGAATCTGTATTTAAAAATTATGATATTAAAATTAGGACTATCCCTACTCCTAGGGAAGTTACCCATAGCTGTGGTTTAGCGTTAAAGTTTGAACTTGAGGATACAGAGTTAGTAAAAAAAATAATTGAGGAGAATCAACTGGATATAGAAGGTATTTTTAAAATAGTAAAAAGTGAAACAGAAAGTTTTGCAGAAAAATTAGACTAA
- a CDS encoding sensor histidine kinase, with the protein MEKKIYFNLAMVATITAILTSGIIAFLFYDIYSTETKGYIDFSSRILSILPVTVGVLVFILISLYIVAHILTNNIIKPISAATQNIENILSGKEIEYVEIYDELKPFLQTIQIQKTEIENYISQLKEAEKARRNFTANVSHELKTPLTSINGFAEILATGTVSKEDTIKFATIIHKEGTRLLSLIDSIIHLSHIEDEMENTTMELICMSDIVNDVIYPLKIRAENKNLTLNLTVEDISIKANKRMIKDLLYNLVDNAIKYNKPNGKIDIFIGEIDNSCVIQVKDTGIGIPEEEQDKIFERFYMVDKSRSKKVGGSGLGLSIVKHIVKYHKGQIFLNSKLNEGTEIKVILPI; encoded by the coding sequence ATGGAAAAAAAAATTTATTTTAATTTGGCAATGGTTGCAACTATTACTGCAATTTTAACATCTGGAATTATAGCTTTCCTTTTTTATGATATATATAGTACAGAAACTAAAGGATATATAGATTTTTCATCTAGAATATTGTCAATTCTTCCTGTCACAGTAGGAGTTTTAGTATTTATTTTAATATCTTTATATATAGTTGCACATATTTTAACTAATAATATTATAAAACCTATATCAGCTGCAACTCAAAATATAGAAAATATTCTATCAGGAAAAGAAATAGAATATGTAGAAATATATGATGAATTAAAGCCATTTTTACAAACTATACAAATTCAAAAAACAGAAATTGAAAATTATATTTCACAATTAAAAGAAGCTGAAAAAGCCAGAAGAAATTTTACAGCTAACGTATCTCATGAATTAAAGACTCCTTTAACCTCAATAAATGGATTTGCTGAAATACTAGCTACTGGTACAGTCAGTAAAGAAGATACTATTAAATTTGCTACCATAATTCACAAAGAAGGTACTAGACTACTAAGTTTAATTGATTCTATAATCCATCTATCCCACATCGAAGATGAAATGGAAAATACTACTATGGAATTAATTTGTATGTCAGATATTGTTAATGATGTTATATATCCTTTAAAAATAAGGGCTGAAAATAAAAATTTAACATTAAACTTAACCGTTGAAGATATCTCTATCAAAGCTAATAAAAGAATGATCAAAGACTTATTATACAATCTAGTTGACAATGCTATTAAATATAATAAACCTAATGGTAAAATAGATATATTCATAGGTGAAATTGACAATTCCTGTGTAATTCAAGTTAAAGATACAGGAATTGGAATACCAGAAGAAGAACAAGATAAAATTTTTGAACGTTTTTATATGGTAGATAAAAGCCGCTCAAAAAAAGTAGGGGGTTCAGGTTTAGGATTATCCATTGTAAAACACATAGTAAAATATCATAAAGGACAAATATTTTTAAATAGTAAACTAAATGAAGGAACTGAAATCAAGGTAATATTACCTATATAA
- a CDS encoding Glu/Leu/Phe/Val family dehydrogenase, translating to MVFDKIDKMGDYEQIIFCNDKESGLKAIIAIHDTTLGPALGGCRIWNYDSEEEALIDAMRLAKGMTYKNAAAGLNIGGGKSVIIADPKKDKTEALLRAFGRYVESLNGRYITAADVGSGPEDLDIIYQETDYVVGISESYGSSGDPSPVTAFGVYRAMMRTAKEAFGDDSLKGKTIAIQGCGSVAYTLCKHLHEAGAKMIVTDIDKEAMERVVKDFGAETVEPDKIYEVEADIFAPCALGAILNDETIPKLKVKAICGSANNQLEDIEKHGKMLKDRGIVYAPDFIANAGGVINVADELEGYNRERALAKASTIYDQMGLVFDIAREENITTAEAADRMAEERIAAMKEIRSNFIRTEHNILSRR from the coding sequence ATGGTTTTTGATAAAATAGATAAGATGGGGGATTACGAACAAATTATATTCTGCAATGATAAAGAATCAGGGCTAAAAGCAATTATAGCTATTCATGACACAACTCTAGGACCAGCATTAGGAGGATGTAGAATTTGGAATTATGATTCAGAAGAAGAAGCCTTAATTGATGCGATGAGATTAGCTAAAGGAATGACTTACAAAAATGCAGCAGCAGGATTAAATATAGGTGGAGGTAAATCTGTAATAATTGCAGATCCAAAGAAGGACAAGACTGAAGCATTACTTAGAGCATTTGGTAGATATGTTGAAAGCTTAAATGGTAGATACATAACAGCAGCAGATGTAGGAAGTGGTCCAGAAGATTTGGATATTATATATCAAGAGACAGATTATGTAGTAGGTATATCTGAAAGTTATGGTTCATCAGGAGATCCAAGTCCAGTAACAGCTTTTGGTGTTTATAGGGCTATGATGCGAACTGCAAAAGAAGCTTTTGGAGATGACTCATTAAAAGGCAAAACTATTGCTATTCAAGGATGCGGAAGTGTAGCATATACTCTATGTAAACATTTACATGAAGCAGGTGCTAAAATGATAGTTACTGATATAGACAAAGAAGCAATGGAAAGAGTTGTAAAGGATTTTGGTGCTGAAACAGTAGAACCTGATAAAATATATGAAGTAGAAGCTGATATATTTGCACCATGTGCTCTAGGAGCTATATTAAATGATGAAACAATACCAAAATTAAAGGTTAAAGCTATATGCGGTAGTGCAAATAATCAATTAGAAGATATTGAAAAACATGGTAAGATGTTAAAAGATAGAGGAATTGTTTATGCACCAGATTTTATAGCTAATGCAGGTGGAGTTATAAATGTAGCAGATGAATTAGAAGGATACAATAGAGAAAGAGCATTGGCTAAAGCTTCAACTATATATGATCAAATGGGATTAGTTTTTGATATTGCAAGAGAAGAAAATATTACAACAGCAGAAGCAGCAGATAGGATGGCTGAAGAAAGAATTGCGGCTATGAAAGAAATAAGAAGCAATTTTATAAGAACTGAGCATAATATTTTATCTAGAAGATAA
- the pstA gene encoding phosphate ABC transporter permease PstA, which produces MSKTIKIIVKISAFITFGTLFFLIGYILIKGIPNLNLSMFKVKYTTDNVSLFPAMITTIMLVFLTLIIATPIGIFTGFYLVEYAKKGNIFVEIIRIATETLSGIPSIIYGLFGMLFFVIKLNFKFSLLAGTLTSVIMVLPLIIRTTEEALLSVDNSLREASFALGAGKLRTIFRVVLPVAIPGILSGIILSIGRIVGETAALIFTLGTVPKIPKNLFSSGRTLALHMYVLSTEGFHVKESYATGVVLLIIVLIINKISTLLSNKLAKENQNE; this is translated from the coding sequence GTGAGTAAAACCATTAAAATCATAGTAAAAATATCTGCTTTTATAACTTTTGGAACATTGTTTTTCTTAATTGGATATATATTAATAAAGGGAATACCAAATTTAAATTTATCCATGTTTAAAGTAAAATATACTACAGATAATGTATCTCTTTTCCCTGCAATGATAACTACAATAATGCTTGTATTTTTAACTCTAATAATTGCAACTCCTATAGGTATATTTACAGGATTTTATCTAGTAGAATATGCGAAAAAAGGCAATATATTTGTAGAAATTATTCGAATTGCAACTGAAACTTTATCTGGTATACCCTCAATAATCTATGGATTATTTGGTATGCTATTTTTTGTTATAAAATTAAATTTCAAATTTTCCTTATTAGCAGGTACTTTAACATCTGTAATTATGGTACTTCCTTTAATTATTAGAACTACAGAAGAAGCTCTACTTTCTGTGGACAATTCTCTTAGGGAAGCAAGTTTTGCTTTAGGAGCTGGAAAACTCCGTACTATTTTTAGAGTTGTTTTACCTGTAGCAATTCCTGGAATACTATCTGGTATTATACTTTCCATAGGTCGAATAGTTGGAGAAACTGCAGCACTAATATTCACTTTAGGAACTGTACCTAAAATTCCAAAAAATTTATTTTCTTCAGGTCGAACATTAGCACTTCATATGTATGTTTTATCTACAGAAGGTTTTCATGTAAAAGAATCCTATGCAACGGGAGTTGTATTATTGATAATAGTATTAATTATAAACAAAATATCTACTTTATTAAGTAATAAATTAGCAAAGGAGAATCAAAATGAATAA
- the pstB gene encoding phosphate ABC transporter ATP-binding protein PstB, translated as MNKFIIKNMNLYYGNFHALKNINMNIPENEITALIGPSGCGKSTLLKSLNRMNDLIEGCKIYGEILLDGEDIYAENFDVTLLRKRVGMVFQKPNPFPMSIYDNIAYGPRTHGIKNKSKLDEIVERSLKSAAIWDEVKDDLNKNALRISGGQQQRICIARALAVKPEVLLMDEPTSALDPISTAKIEDLIQELKKNYTIIIVTHNMQQAARVSDKTAFLLNGELIEFGSTIDIFSVPKDKRTEDYITGRFG; from the coding sequence ATGAATAAGTTTATCATAAAAAACATGAATTTATATTATGGTAATTTTCATGCTTTGAAAAACATAAATATGAATATACCTGAAAATGAAATAACTGCTCTCATAGGTCCTTCTGGTTGTGGAAAATCTACTTTATTAAAGAGCTTAAACCGTATGAATGATTTAATTGAAGGTTGTAAAATTTATGGAGAAATACTACTTGATGGTGAAGATATATATGCTGAAAATTTTGATGTAACTTTATTAAGAAAAAGGGTTGGAATGGTTTTTCAAAAACCTAATCCTTTCCCAATGAGTATATATGATAATATTGCTTATGGTCCAAGAACTCATGGAATAAAAAACAAATCTAAGTTAGATGAAATTGTTGAAAGAAGTTTAAAATCTGCTGCTATTTGGGATGAAGTAAAAGATGATCTCAATAAAAATGCTCTTAGAATTTCTGGAGGACAGCAACAAAGAATTTGTATTGCAAGAGCTCTAGCTGTGAAGCCAGAAGTACTATTGATGGATGAACCTACTTCTGCTTTAGATCCAATTTCTACAGCAAAAATTGAAGATTTAATTCAAGAATTAAAGAAAAATTATACTATAATCATAGTAACTCATAATATGCAACAAGCTGCAAGAGTATCTGATAAAACAGCATTCCTTTTAAACGGAGAATTAATAGAATTTGGAAGTACCATAGATATTTTTTCAGTTCCAAAAGATAAACGTACAGAAGATTATATTACTGGAAGATTTGGTTAA
- a CDS encoding DUF951 domain-containing protein, producing the protein MLKYEVGDVVTLKKPHPCGENKWEIMRTGVDIKLKCLGCNRQIWLPRIDFERRVRKILVDDKWISIIHYNGKEENE; encoded by the coding sequence ATGTTAAAATATGAAGTAGGAGATGTCGTAACATTAAAAAAACCTCATCCTTGTGGGGAAAATAAATGGGAAATAATGCGTACAGGGGTAGATATAAAACTAAAATGTTTAGGCTGCAACAGACAAATTTGGCTACCTAGAATAGATTTTGAAAGAAGAGTAAGAAAAATATTGGTAGATGATAAATGGATAAGTATTATCCATTATAATGGAAAAGAAGAAAATGAATAG
- a CDS encoding response regulator transcription factor gives MTLIYCIEDDESIRELVVYALENNGFKAVGLENGKNLFNLPNPDLIILDIMLPGDDGYTILQNLRSNFKTSDIPVIMLTAKTSEFDKVKALDMGADDYVEKPFGIMELISRVKAVLRRSHKNKPDTKLTFKEISIDYEKRLVKVNGKEVNLTHKEFELLYYLMRNQEIVLSRDKIMNQVWGFDFEGETRTIDVHIGTLRLKLGDAGKYIQTVRNVGYKLGG, from the coding sequence ATGACTTTAATCTATTGTATAGAAGATGATGAAAGTATTAGAGAATTAGTAGTTTATGCCCTCGAAAATAATGGATTTAAAGCTGTAGGACTTGAAAATGGGAAAAATTTATTTAATCTACCCAATCCTGATTTAATTATATTAGATATAATGTTACCAGGTGATGATGGATATACAATTCTCCAAAATTTACGCTCTAACTTTAAAACATCTGATATTCCTGTTATTATGCTCACAGCCAAAACTAGTGAATTTGACAAAGTTAAAGCATTAGATATGGGAGCTGACGATTATGTTGAAAAACCATTTGGTATAATGGAGCTAATATCTAGAGTAAAAGCTGTTTTACGCCGTAGTCACAAAAATAAACCAGATACAAAATTAACTTTTAAAGAAATATCTATTGATTATGAAAAACGTTTAGTTAAAGTAAATGGTAAAGAAGTAAATTTAACTCACAAGGAATTTGAATTATTGTATTATTTAATGAGAAATCAAGAAATAGTTTTATCTAGAGATAAAATAATGAATCAAGTATGGGGATTTGATTTTGAAGGTGAAACTAGAACTATTGATGTTCATATTGGCACATTAAGACTTAAGCTTGGAGATGCAGGTAAATATATTCAAACTGTTAGAAATGTAGGCTACAAATTAGGAGGATAA
- a CDS encoding mechanosensitive ion channel family protein → MDRVLNFINKFFKNSKGDLNIFGKGIKVVIIFIVIKLLIKTTYKIIDKAMHSKKKGILYSDEKKLNTLSIVLKNIIKYIFYFIGLIMILDIFNIKTSSILATAGIGGLVIGIGAQSLVKDIITGFFILFEDQFSVGDYVKIGEYEGIVEELGVRVTKVRDFSGELHIIPNNNIGTVTNRARGAMRALVKVNVAYEEDINRVINVLNEVCKDIRKAHDNIVDGPNILGISDLGEYGIELTIVAKTNPMEQWGIEREIRKRVKEAFDRENIEIPYPKRVIYEKNPKE, encoded by the coding sequence ATGGATAGGGTATTAAACTTTATTAATAAATTTTTTAAAAATTCAAAAGGAGACTTAAATATTTTTGGCAAGGGTATAAAAGTAGTTATAATATTCATAGTAATAAAATTGTTAATAAAAACTACCTATAAAATTATAGATAAAGCTATGCACAGTAAAAAGAAAGGTATATTATATTCTGATGAAAAGAAGCTTAATACCTTATCCATTGTACTTAAAAATATTATCAAATATATATTTTATTTTATAGGTTTAATAATGATATTAGATATATTTAATATAAAGACATCTTCCATATTAGCTACAGCAGGTATAGGGGGATTAGTTATAGGAATAGGAGCTCAATCATTAGTTAAAGATATAATTACTGGGTTCTTTATATTATTTGAAGATCAATTTTCCGTTGGAGATTATGTAAAAATAGGGGAATATGAAGGGATAGTTGAGGAATTAGGGGTTAGAGTTACTAAAGTTAGAGATTTTTCTGGGGAGTTGCATATAATTCCTAACAACAATATTGGGACTGTAACCAATAGAGCTAGAGGGGCAATGAGAGCCCTCGTAAAGGTTAATGTAGCCTATGAAGAGGATATAAATAGAGTAATAAATGTGTTAAATGAAGTTTGTAAAGATATAAGAAAAGCTCATGATAATATAGTAGATGGTCCTAATATATTAGGAATTAGCGATTTAGGGGAGTACGGAATAGAGTTAACTATTGTAGCAAAAACTAATCCTATGGAGCAATGGGGTATAGAAAGAGAAATTAGAAAAAGAGTAAAGGAAGCTTTTGATAGAGAAAATATAGAAATTCCTTATCCTAAACGGGTTATATATGAGAAAAATCCTAAGGAGTGA